The following are encoded in a window of Thunnus albacares chromosome 17, fThuAlb1.1, whole genome shotgun sequence genomic DNA:
- the kat8 gene encoding histone acetyltransferase KAT8 — protein MTGGTEFHKSYNNNNNNSKDSESGMDVDMDSSHMESERGDLDGSIPAACSSNGSGGEEDETEAIGRAREAGGCSSQHTPDRGGVLGCGREQEVSVEIGETYLCQRADKTWHTAEVIQSRLNEQEGREEFYVHYVGFNRRLDEWVGKARLALTKTVKDAVRKSTEIGGVGDLGEQPERKITRNQKRKHDEINHVQKTYAEMDPTTAALEKEHEAITKVKYVDKIQIGNFEIDAWYFSPFPEDYGKQPKLWICEYCLKYMKYEKTFRHHLSHCQWKQPPGKEIYRRSNISVYEVDGRDHKIYCQNLCLLAKLFLDHKTLYFDVEPFIFYILTEVNKHGAHIVGYFSKEKESPDGNNVACILTLPPYQRRGYGKFLIAFSYELSKLESAVGSPEKPLSDLGKLSYRSYWSWVLLEILRDFRGTLSIKDLSQMTSITQSDIISTLQSLNMVKYWKGQHVICVTPKLVEEHLKSAQYKKPPITVDTMCLKWAPPKNKQAKLSKK, from the exons ATGACTGGCGGGACCGAGTTCCACAAGagctacaacaacaacaataacaacagcaaGGACTCCGAGTCCGGGATGGACGTAGACATGGATTCGAGTCATATGGAAAGCGAGCGGGGAGATCTGGACGGTAGTATCCCGGCTGCGTGCTCCTCTAACGGCAGCGGCGGGGAGGAAGACGAGACGGAGGCCATTGGACGCGCCAGAGAAGCCGGGGGCTGTAGTAGTCAGCACACCCCGGACCGAGGAGGGGTGCTCGGCTGCGGCAGGGAGCAAGAGGTGTCGGTAGAAATCGGAGAGACGTATTTATGTCAACGGGCCGACAAGACATGGC ACACAGCAGAGGTTATTCAGTCCAGACTGAATGAGCAGGAGGGCAGAGAGGAGTTTTACGTTCATTATGTAGGAT TCAACAGACGGTTGGATGAGTGGGTGGGTAAGGCCCGTCTGGCGCTCACCAAGACGGTGAAGGATGCGGTGAGGAAGAGCACGGAGATCGGAGGCGTCGGAGACCTGGGTGAACAGCCTGAGAGGAAGATCACCCGCAACCAGAAGCGCAAACATGACGAGATCAACCACGTGCAGAAG ACGTATGCAGAGATGGACCCGACAACAGCTGCCCTGGAGAAGGAACATGAGGCG aTCACAAAAGTAAAATACGTGGATAAGATCCAGATAGGAAACTTTGAGATCGATGCCTGGTACTTCTCGCCGTTTCCTGAGGACTACGGCAAGCAGCCCAAGCTGTGGATCTGCGAGTACTGTCTCAAATACATGAAGTACGAGAAAACCTTCAGGCATCACCTG TCACACTGTCAGTGGAAGCAGCCTCCAGGCAAAGAGATCTACAGAAGAAGCAACATCTCCGTGTATGAAGTGGACGGTCGGGACCACAAG ATCTACTGTCAGAATCTCTGTCTACTAGCGAAGCTGTTTCTCGACCACAAGACGCTTTATTTTGACGTGGAGCCCTTCATCTTCTACATCCTCACTGAAGTCAACAAACACGGGGCGCACATCGTCGGCTACTTCTCCAAA gaGAAAGAGTCTCCAGATGGGAATAACGTGGCGTGTATTCTCACGCTGCCGCCGTACCAGCGCAGAGGTTACGGAAAGTTCCTCATAGCGTTCA gtTACGAGCTGTCGAAGCTGGAGAGCGCCGTCGGTTCTCCAGAGAAGCCTCTGTCTGATCTGGGGAAgctgagttacagaagctacTGGTCCTGGGTCCTGCTGGAGATCCTCAGAGACTTCAGAGGAACGTTGTCCATCAAAGACCTCAG TCAGATGACCAGCATCACgcagagtgacatcatcagcacGCTGCAGTCGCTCAACATGGTGAAATACTGGAAAGGTCAGCATGTGATCTGTGTGACGCCCAAACTGGTGGAGGAGCATCTGAAGAGCGCCCAGTACAAGAAACCACCAATCACAG TGGACACCATGTGTTTGAAGTGGGCTCctcccaaaaacaaacaagccaaGTTGTCCAAGAAGTGA
- the anapc2 gene encoding anaphase-promoting complex subunit 2 → MEEIVMESDSVEMSGSISQPGVAEVWDTVTAALVSPGCSVSEQSLSDSLALLCDQGLGQLLGGWLLETLQMHLSSSVVPEFWSGLKQPENELEERDRAWVLLTTFRTLLERLEPFLVGLERLGTWQDMGLGGLRGPGPRGLQERAFTIIRALLLFSPSPVLQERVLEFYSRTFSVYINQEGEAEDGAEVTDGPEGGVCPGCGVPTHQCWCQEALKQLQELSYILSKLQLLEWVSSEAVTSILHKLIEQRMEQHCRGEYERSFLLEFQEWLELVLGWLSKVFASEADGDAPLPALTSPSAPSTPSIQAGQSASSVLKQWRCHMHQFFCRIYVNMRIEELFSIIRDFPESKAAIEDLKFCLERTNQRQQLLTSLKSAFESRLLHPGVHTSDILTVYISAIKALRELDPSMVILQVACQPIRKYLRTREDTVRQIVAGLTGDAEGCTDLASELSRGDPVTLEMQDSDEEGNDPEDWTPDPTDAVPDKTGSKRRSSDIISLLVSIYGSKDIFIDEYRAILADRLLHQLNYNTAREIRNVELLKLRFGESHMHYCEVMLKDMADSRRINSNIREEESRLSEEEQPPLSLSAIILSSEFWPSLKEEKLELPPLACQAMEAYTHRYEKLKAMRTLSWKPHLGSVTLDVELEDRTLSNLTVSPIHAAIILHFQEKSSWTLEELSGKLGAPKELVHRKLALWQQHGVLREEAGGRYYVVETGSSKEKMERGVMLIDSDEERDSNTTTQSEQREEKLQLFWAYIQAMLTNLDSMTLDRIHSMLRMFVATGPVVTEMDVNELEAFLQRKVREHQLMVSAGVYRLPKAN, encoded by the exons ATggaggaaattgtgatggaatCGGACTCAGTCGAAATGTCGGGATCGATAAGTCAACCCGGGGTCGCTGAGGTTTGGGATACTGTCACTGCAGCTCTG GTGTCTCCCGGCTGCTCGGTGTCGGAGCAGAGTCTCTCGGACTCGCTGGCCCTGCTGTGTGATCAGGGTCTGGGCCAGCTGCTGGGCGGCTGGCTGCTGGAGACTCTGCAGATGCATCTGTCCTCCTCCGTGGTGCCTGAGTTCTGGTCCGGACTCAAACAGCCGGAGAACGAGCTGGAGGAGCGAGACAGGGCCTGGGTTCTCCTCACCACCTTCCGGACTCTGTTGGAGCGACTGGAACCCTTCTTAG TTGGTTTGGAGAGGCTCGGGACATGGCAGGACATGGGCCTCGGCGGTCTCCGTGGCCCGGGGCCCAGGGGCCTCCAGGAGCGGGCCTTCACCATCATCAGGGCCCTCCTGCTCTTCTCGCCGTCGCCTGTTCTCCAGGAGCGAGTGCTGGAGTTCTACAGCAGGACCTTCTCTGTGTATATAAACCAGGAGGGGGAGGCCGAGGACGGGGCCGAGGTCACCGACGGCCCCGAGGGAGGGGTCTGTCCTGGCTGTGGGGTCCCAACGCACCAGTGCTGGTGTCAGGAGGCCCTCAAACAACTGCAAGAGCTCAGCTACATACT ATCcaagctgcagctgctggagtgGGTCAGCTCCGAGGCCGTCACCTCCATCCTCCACAAGCTCATCGAGCAGCGGATGGAGCAGCACTGCAGGGGCGAGTACGAGCGCTCCTTCCTGCTGGAGTTCCAGGAG TGGTTGGAGCTGGTCCTGGGCTGGCTGAGCAAAGTGTTCGCCAGCGAGGCGGACGGAGACGCTCCGCTACCCGCTCTCACTTCTCCCAGCGCTCCCAGTACTCCCAGCATCCAGGCCGGCCAGTCTGCCAGCTCCGTGCTGAAGCAGTGGAGGTGCCACATGCACCAGTTCTTCTGCAGGATCTACGTCAACATGAGGATCGAAGAGCTCTTCAGCATCATCAGAG ATTTCCCAGAATCCAAAGCTGCCATTGAGGATCTGAAGTTTTGTTTGGAACGAACCAATCAGAGACAGCAGCTCCTCACGTCGCTCAAATCTGCCTTCGAGAGTCGTCTGCTGCACCCGG GTGTTCACACATCTGACATCCTCACCGTCTACATCTCGGCCATCAAGGCCCTCAGAGAGCTGGACCCCTCCATGGTCATCCTGCAGGTCGCCTGCCAACCCATCCGCAAATACCTCAG GACTCGGGAGGACACGGTGAGGCAGATCGTTGCCGGTCTGACCGGAGACGCCGAGGGCTGCACCGATCTGGCCTCCGAGCTGTCCAGAGGAGACCCGGTCACTCTGGAGATGCAGGACAGCGACGAGGAAGGCAACGACCCGGAGGACTGGACCCCAGACCCGACCGACGCCGTCCCCG ATAAGACGGGTTCGAAGCGTCGTTCGTCAGACATCATCAGCCTGCTGGTCAGCATCTACGGCAGTAAAGACATCTTCATAGACGAGTACAGAGCCATCCTGGCTGACAGACTGCTGCACCAACTCAACTACAACACAGCCAG GGAGATCCGTAACGTGGAGCTGCTGAAGCTGCGGTTCGGGGAGTCTCACATGCACTACTGCGAGGTCATGCTGAAG GACATGGCCGACTCCCGCAGGATCAACAGTAACATCCGCGAGGAGGAGTCGAGGCTGAGCGAGGAGGAGCAGCCGCCGCTGTCCCTGTCGGCCATCATCCTGTCCTCCGAGTTCTGGCCGTCGCTGAaggaggagaagctggagcTGCCGCCGCTGGCCTGCCAGGCCATGGAGGCCTACACGCACCGCTACGAGAAACTCAAG GCCATGAGGACGCTGAGCTGGAAGCCTCATCTGGGTTCAGTCACTCTGGACGTGGAGCTGGAGGACCGAACGCTCAGCAACCTCACCGTCTCCCCGATCCACGCCGCCATCATCCTGCACTTCCAGGAGAAAA GTTCGTGGACGCTGGAGGAGCTGAGCGGGAAACTGGGCGCCCCGAAGGAGCTGGTGCACAGGAAGCTGGCTCTGTGGCAGCAGCACGGCGTGCTGAGGGAGGAGGCGGGCGGCCGCTACTACGTGGTGGAGACGGGCTCGTCCaaagagaagatggagagaggcGTGATGCTGATAGACAGCGACGAGGAGAGAGACTCCAACACCACCACGCAGTccgagcagagagaggagaagctgCAG TTGTTCTGGGCCTACATCCAGGCCATGCTGACCAACCTGGACTCCATGACGCTGGACCGCATCCACTCCATGCTCCGGATGTTCGTCGCCACGGGACCCGTCGTCACGGAGATGGACGTCAACGAGCTGGAGGCCTTCCTGCAGAGGAAGGTCAGGGAGCATCAGCTGATGGTCTCCGCAGGCGTCTACAGACTGCCAAAAGCCaactga
- the si:dkey-16l2.16 gene encoding ras-related protein Rab-35: MAGKDYNHLFKLLIIGDSNVGKSSLLLRFADNSFSGSYITTIGVDFKIRTVDIDGERVKLQIWDTAGQERFRTITSTYYRNTHGVIIVYDVTNPESFVNVKRWLNEISQNCDSVCKILVGNKNDDPARKQVDTQDAMRFGESVGVRVFETSAKENINVEEMFMAFTHMVLRAKKQSQNRAEREREREKDTVNINAQRDRDRRKRGKKCC, translated from the exons ATGGCGGGGAAGGACTACAATCATCTCTTTAAGCTGCTCATCATTGGAGACTCCA atgtGGGGAAAAGCAGCCTTCTGCTGCGCTTTGCAGACAACTCCTTCTCTG GCAGCTACATCACCACCATCGGCGTCGACTTTAAGATCCGAACAGTGGACATCGACGGGGAGCGAGTCAAGCTGCAGATCTGGGACACGGCGGGACAGGAGAGATTCAGAACCATCACATCAAC GtattacagaaacacacatggtGTCATTATTGTTTACGACGTGACGAATCCGGAGTCGTTTGTAAATGTTAAGAGGTGGTTAAATGAAATCTCCCAGAACTGTGACAGCGTCTGCAAGATCCTGG TGGGAAACAAGAACGACGACCCTGCCAGGAAGCAGGTGGATACCCAGGATGCAATGCGTTTTGGGGAGTCGGTGGGAGTTCGAGTGTTCGAGACGAGTGCCAAAGAGAACATAAACGTAGAAGAG ATGTTCATGGCCTTCACCCACATGGTGCTCCGGGCCAAGAAGCAGAGCCAGAACCGAGCCGAGAGGGAACGAGAGCGGGAGAAAGACACGGTCAACATCAACGCGCAGAGAGACCGGGACCgcaggaagagagggaagaaatgCTGCTGA
- the rnf25 gene encoding E3 ubiquitin-protein ligase RNF25, producing the protein MAAESDVLSEIEVLQSIYLDELLVTRREDRDWEVSLVLYPSTAEDSVSQFVRLTLTLTLDQQYPSSSPAISIHNPRGLSDDKLSSVQKCLQLEAQSCLGSPVLYQLIEKAKEILTESNIPHGNCVICLYGFKEGETFTKTSCYHYFHSHCLGRYVRHSERELRQREKELEEDKTRERDDHQELTVVCPVCREPLSYDVDQLLCSPAPQLPELDEAAIGSDFQRKWFELQKLLERQRRKGGIIDPEAESNRFLIHINETPSAPENGNSVDADVSPGSPLPSASNVSSDETGVRAELLVPGPSHCRGGQSQRRQSQARGQRRGGRGSSRPQHWRAAPITEHLDKLSLSSDCSDGPMRGKPQGDYGQQTQGDAEPCRNKTGKEVHAQQETQLSPDEQSLETECLKDVAGGHGHRGRRRGPYRSGPHAGAPGAPARYHWDGRASRSRGGANNLCGRGGGPRRGHGRGYQQRAVERERGREEVL; encoded by the exons ATGGCAGCGGAGAGCGA TGTGTTGTCTGAAATCGAGGTGCTGCAGTCAATCTACCTGGATGAGCTGCTGGTCACCAGGAGGGAGGACAG AGACTGGGAGGTGAGCCTGGTCCTGTATCCCTCCACAGCCGAGGACTCCGTCTCCCAGTTCGTCCGGCTCACGCTGACTTTGACCCTCGATCAGCAG TATCCTTCGTCTTCTCCGGCCATCTCCATTCACAACCCGCGAGGGCTTTCTGATGACAAGCTCAGCAG TGTTCAGAAGTGTCTGCAGCTGGAGGCTCAGTCCTGTCTGGGTTCACCAGTGTTGTATCAGCTCATTGAG aaagcaaaagaaatCCTGACTGAAAGTAATATTCCTCATGGAAACTGTGTCATTTGTCTCTACGGGTTTAAG GAGGGAGAGACGTTCACTAAGACCAGCTGCTACCACTACTTCCACTCCCACTGCCTCGGCCGCTACGTCCGCCACTCTGAGAGGGAGCTCCGCCAGAGGGAGAAGGAGTTGGAGGAGGACaagaccagagagagagacgaccACCAG GAGCTGACCGTGGTGTGTCCGGTGTGTCGGGAACCTCTGAGCTACGACGTAGATCAGCTCCTGTGCTCTCCTGCTCCCCAGCTGCCCGAG CTGGATGAAGCAGCCATCGGTTCAGATTTTCAACGTAAGTGGTTTGAACTTCAGAAGCTTTTGGAAAGACAGCGGCGTAAAGGTGGGATCATCGACCCGGAGGCGGAATCTAATCGTTTTCTGATCCATATCAATGAG ACTCCGTCAGCTCCTGAAAACGGAAACTCGGTGGACGCAGACGTCTCTCCCGGCTCTCCGCTACCTTCCGCTTCTAACGTCTCCTCCGATGAAACCGGCGTCCGAGCGGAGCTGTTGGTTCCCGGACCGTCACACTGCAGAGGCGGTCAGAGCCAGAGGCGTCAGAGCCAGGCGAGGGGGCAGAGGAGAGGGGGCAGAGGGTCCTCCAGACCGCAACACTGGAGGGCCGCCCCGATCACAGAACACCTGGACAAactctctctgtcctcagacTGCTCTGACGGACCGATGAGAGGCAAACCTCAGGGTGACTACGGCCAACAGACGCAAGGAGACGCAGAACCGTGTCGGAATAAGACGGGGAAGGAAGTCCACGCGCAACAAGAGACGCAGCTTTCTCCAGACGAACAAAGTCTGGAAACCGAATGCCTAAAAGACGTCGCGGGCGGTCACGGTCATCGCGGGAGGAGAAGGGGACCTTATCGATCCGGCCCGCACGCCGGGGCCCCCGGTGCACCCGCACGCTACCACTGGGACGGCCGAGCCTCCAGAAGCAGGGGAGGGGCCAATAACCTGTGCGGCAGAGGAGGCGGGCCCCGCCGGGGTCACGGCAGGGGCTACCAACAGAGAGcggtggagagggagagggggagagaggaggtgcTATGA